One genomic segment of Candidatus Dormiibacterota bacterium includes these proteins:
- a CDS encoding glycosyltransferase family 2 protein, giving the protein MKENATAAIVVNYNGGAANLACVESLLGQVDEIVVVDNGSSDGSLEMLQERFGDRARFMAMGKNVGLSLARNAGAFATSSSYLLFFDNDAVARAGMVAALQRVVEQHPEIGIVAPVVLDAHSPEIVQTTGLTIDRWGFPVDATTGVRVAELPAYDLRPAFFVQGCALMVRAALFSQLHGYDEGIFFGGEDVDICWRAWLAGSTVVSVRDAFCEHKGASTLGFDVRGSFYTPGLRGERYTTSTYRIANREANTFRMMVANLNRTNAAAYVLVFSPVLLLEAAAAFFTGRWSIANAYLATFGRIITQLPDTLRRRRSVQAKRCMPDSVVTRMWSRGYEKLAFLRRNGIPKVPAPR; this is encoded by the coding sequence GAAAGAGAACGCCACGGCGGCGATCGTCGTGAACTACAACGGAGGTGCCGCAAATCTCGCGTGCGTCGAGAGCCTGCTCGGCCAGGTTGACGAGATCGTCGTCGTCGACAACGGCTCGAGCGACGGGTCGCTGGAGATGCTGCAGGAGCGTTTCGGCGACCGCGCCCGCTTCATGGCAATGGGCAAGAACGTGGGGCTCTCGCTCGCGCGCAACGCCGGCGCGTTCGCTACGAGCTCCTCATACCTGCTCTTTTTCGACAACGATGCCGTCGCGCGTGCGGGCATGGTTGCGGCGCTGCAGCGCGTCGTCGAACAGCATCCGGAGATCGGCATCGTCGCGCCGGTCGTGCTCGACGCGCACTCTCCGGAGATCGTGCAGACGACGGGCCTCACCATCGATCGCTGGGGCTTCCCGGTCGATGCCACGACCGGGGTGCGCGTCGCCGAGCTTCCCGCGTACGATCTTCGCCCGGCATTCTTCGTGCAAGGGTGCGCGCTGATGGTACGCGCAGCGCTCTTTTCGCAGCTGCACGGTTACGACGAAGGAATCTTCTTCGGAGGCGAGGACGTCGATATCTGTTGGCGCGCGTGGCTTGCGGGCTCTACGGTCGTCTCGGTGCGCGACGCCTTTTGCGAGCACAAGGGCGCCTCGACGCTCGGCTTCGACGTGCGCGGGAGCTTCTACACGCCGGGGCTCCGAGGCGAGCGCTACACGACGTCGACCTACCGGATCGCGAATCGCGAGGCGAACACCTTCCGCATGATGGTCGCCAACTTGAATCGCACCAATGCGGCGGCCTACGTGCTCGTCTTCTCGCCCGTGCTGCTGCTCGAGGCCGCGGCGGCGTTCTTCACGGGAAGATGGTCGATCGCGAACGCGTATCTCGCGACCTTCGGGCGCATCATCACGCAACTTCCCGATACGCTGCGCCGCCGCCGCAGCGTGCAGGCTAAAAGGTGCATGCCGGATAGCGTGGTGACGCGGATGTGGT